In a single window of the Nicotiana tomentosiformis chromosome 10, ASM39032v3, whole genome shotgun sequence genome:
- the LOC104117875 gene encoding probable serine/threonine-protein kinase At1g01540: MVFSISLDLVFSETSSSNNCVLSINISSSSGEDCTTLDRNWDGFLTQPCCGLPFNRYLQALARWTNQTGHIFLNSTQQMDCLTSMKNTSSDTFSCGIEKLTSGAGGCSDYSEIDVVNELGSRLKSLRDDCSLMDSEGGLAKGCNQCLRTWRALASPSKNNSMKLEADICRFSMLILLTSQRISDESWIDELFHCLGDNSLPLVSSADETRSETRHRTKFKRDLEILIGAIVGLVAIIIIAVWILLKRKTEIKPSSGRYISDGSYSEESSYRKLSLKEIYSATDNLSMSNFIGQGIAGKVYKGILADRQHVAIKHIIKDEQMETFVREVTSLSHIKHPNLVSLLGHYDGPNECFLVYELCYNGNLSEWLFGKSKYLSWRRRLEIALDCARGLLFLHSYPQGSIVHRDIKPANILLSASFEAKLSDFGLSKIISIGHSYASSEVRGTFGYVDPEYQKNRHVNSYGDVYSFGIVLLQLLSGQRVINLDLQNPMPLSKMAKNLTKGGNIKEFADPKMQGKFSMEAFELVLKLALVSIGLKQQRPSMEQVVVKLEEALDLSTRIESDHL; encoded by the exons ATGGTTTTCTCCATATCTTTGGACTTAGTTTTTTCTGAGACTAGTAGCTCCAATAACTGTGTCCTGAGTATTAACATTTCTTCATCATCTGGGGAGGATTGTACTACTTTGGACAGAAATTGGGATGGTTTCTTGACCCAACCTTGTTGTGGATTACCTTTCAATAGATATTTACAAGCATTGGCACGCTGGACAAACCAAACAGGACATATCTTTCTTAATTCCACACAACAGATGGACTGCTTAACTTCGATGAAGAACACTAGTTCTGATACTTTTAGCTGTGGCATTGAAAAGCTGACTAGTGGTGCAGGGGGCTGCTCTGATTATTCAGAGATCGACGTAGTGAACGAGTTAGGAAGCAGATTGAAAAGTCTGAGAGATGATTGCAGTCTAATGGATTCAGAAGGAGGACTCGCTAAAGGCTGCAATCAGTGTTTGAGGACATGGAGAGCATTAGCTTCACCATCGAAAAATAATTCGATGAAACTTGAAGCTGACATTTGTAGATTTAGTATGCTGATTTTATTAACAAGCCAAAGAATTTCTGATGAGAGTTGGATTGATGAACTCTTTCATTGCCTAGGAGATAACTCTCTCCCTTTAG TGTCTTCTGCagatgagactagaagtgaaacTAGACATAGAACTAAGTTTAAAAGAG ATCTTGAGATTCTAATTGGTGCTATAGTGGGGCTTGTCGCAATAATAATCATTGCGGTGTGGATCTTATTGAAAAGGAAGACTGAAATTAAACCCTCAAGTGGAAGATATA TATCAGATGGATCTTACTCTGAAGAATCAAGCTATCGTAAACTATCACTTAAAGAAATTTACTCTGCGACTGACAATCTCAGTATGTCTAACTTCATAGGTCAAGGCATAGCTG GAAAAGTATACAAAGGAATTTTGGCAGATAGACAACATGTAGCAATTAAGCACATAATCAAGGATGAACAGATGGAAACATTTGTTAGAGAAGTTACAAGCCTCTCACATATCAAACATCCGAACCTTGTATCCTTGCTAGGCCACTATGATGGACCAAATGAGTGTTTTCTAGTTTATGAGCTATGCTACAATGGAAATCTTTCTGAATGGCTTtttg GtaaaagtaaatatctttcgTGGAGACGAAGACTAGAAATTGCACTTGATTGTGCCCGCGGTCTCCTGTTTCTCCACTCGTATCCTCAAGGCTCCATCGTTCACCGGGATATCAAG CCAGCAAACATTCTTCTATCTGCCAGCTTTGAAGCCAAACTCTCAGACTTTGGTTTGTCCAAAATTATTAGCATTGGCCACTCTTATGCTAGCTCAGAAGTGAGAGGAACCTTTGGTTATGTTGATCCTGAGTACCAAAAGAACCGACACGTTAATTCTTATGGTGATGTCTATAGCTTTGGGATAGTGCTGCTACAACTATTATCTGGACAAAGGGTTATCAACTTGGATTTGCAGAATCCAATGCCTCTAAGTAAAATG GCGAAAAACTTGACTAAAGGTGGGAACATCAAAGAATTTGCTGATCCCAAAATGCAGGGGAAATTCTCAATGGAGGCTTTTGAACTTGTACTTAAGCTAGCTTTGGTTAGCATAGGGCTTAAGCAGCAACGGCCATCCATGGAACAGGTGGTTGTTAAACTCGAAGAGGCTCTTGATTTATCAACAAGAATTGAGTCAGACCATCTTTAG
- the LOC104107945 gene encoding serpin-ZX-like isoform X1 codes for MAEGIGIPYNWPDEPDEPQQHQIWLPWRVIDGVPPAIPISSLDELNDCIERLGNSFIVLIDSEFPPPVNVKLKLLIAARAHDLTVISELPPVESESSQESYSSSPENLHYAPSDDEDHSSPKNQTLSEMACNRLHTELGNWQVNPPSGFNLEPSDYLQRWLIEVNGAPGTLYANETYQLQADFPEHYPIKAPQVIFLPPAPLHPDIYRDGHICLDILYDSWSPTMTVSSICISILSMLSSSTVKFPSSEMMDVPLILSKHVFFSKFKADEDESNNANMVFSPVSIQIIFALIAAGSSGSTLDQLLAFLKFNSVEELNSVYSRVITDVLADGSPMGGPRLSVTIWAWVDQSLSFKHSFKQVMDNVYKAASASVDFRNKGDEVTGEVNKWAEEKTNGLIKQILPPGAVNSGTSLILANALYFKGAWTEKLNASDTKDHEFHLLNGGSVQAPLMTSKKRQYVKAFDGFQVLRLRYKQGEDKRFLNMYVYLPNARDGLPTLLEKISSEPGFLDRHVPYEKVKVHEFLIPKFKISLGIEALEVLKGLELTLPFKGGLTEMVGENYPLAVANVFHKAFIEVNEEGAEAPAAKAFHKAFIEVNEEGAEAPAAKAFHKAFIEVNEEAPVAPAVTVATMMFGCSMMKVEEEIDFVADHPFMFLVKDETAGVVLFVGTLLNPLAVSPS; via the exons atggCTGAAGGAATCGGTATACCCTATAATTGGCCAGATGAACCAGATGAACCACAACAACATCAAATCTGGTTACCCTGGCGAGTAATAGACGGTGTCCCTCCCGCTATTCCCATTTCCTCTTTAGACGAACTGAATGACTGCATAGAGAGATTGGGGAATTCTTTTATTGTTCTAATAGACTCTGAATTCCCTCCGCCCGTAAATGTAAAGTTGAAGCTGCTCATCGCCGCAAGAGCCCATGACCTCACCGTCATTTCGGAGTTGCCTCCAGTCG AATCTGAATCATCGCAAGAATCATATTCATCATCTCCAGAAAACCTACACTACGCTCCATCAGATGACGAAGATCACTCATCTCCCAAg AATCAGACACTAAGCGAGATGGCATGCAATCGACTCCATACAGAGCTAGGGAACTGGCAGGTCAATCCCCCGTCTGGCTTCAATCTTGAACCCTCCGATTATCTTCAAAG GTGGTTAATTGAAGTGAATGGTGCTCCTGGAACGCTGTATGCTAATGAAACTTATCAGCTTCAAGCCGATTTCCCTGAACATTATCCTATTAAAGCTCCCCAG GTGATATTTTTGCCTCCAGCTCCTTTGCACCCTGATATCTATAGGGACGGGCACATTTGTTTAG ATATTCTGTATGACTCGTGGTCGCCTACCATGACTGTTAGTTCTATATGCATCAGCATTCTCTCCATGCTGTCAAGTTCAACTGTGAAG TTTCCCTCATCAGAAATGATGGATGTTCCATTGATTCTTTCAAAGCATGTATTCTTCAGCAAGTTTAAAGCCGACGAGGACGAGTCCAACAACGCAAACATGGTGTTTTCCCCGGTCtccattcaaataatttttgctCTTATTGCAGCAGGCTCCAGTGGTTCCACATTGGATCAACTGTTGGCTTTTCTCAAATTCAACTCTGTTGAAGAACTTAACTCTGTTTATTCTCGGGTCATCACCGACGTCTTAGCCGATGGCAGCCCCATGGGAGGTCCTCGTTTGTCTGTCACTATTTGGGCTTGGGTTGACCAATCTTTGTCTTTTAAGCATTCTTTCAAACAGGTTATGGACAATGTTTATAAGGCTGCTTCGGCTTCTGTTGATTTTCGGAACAAG GGTGATGAGGTTACTGGTGAAGTCAATAAGTGGGCCGAAGAGAAAACGAATGGTCTTATCAAACAAATTCTTCCTCCTGGTGCAGTCAATAGCGGTACAAGTCTGATCTTAGCGAATGCACTATATTTCAAAGGAGCATGGACTGAAAAGTTGAATGCTTCAGATACAAAAGACCATGAGTTCCATCTCCTTAATGGAGGATCTGTTCAAGCACCCTTAATGACCAGCAAAAAAAGGCAATACGTGAAGGCCTTTGATGGTTTCCAAGTGTTAAGGCTTCGTTATAAACAGGGCGAGGACAAGCGATTTCTCAACATGTATGTGTATCTCCCAAATGCCCGTGATGGATTACCAACTTTACTGGAGAAAATTAGTTCGGAACCTGGATTTTTGGATCGCCATGTTCCATATGAAAAAGTTAAAGTGCACGAGTTTCTTATCCCTAAGTTCAAAATATCTTTGGGGATTGAAGCTTTAGAAGTTCTAAAAGGACTCGAGCTCACATTACCTTTTAAAGGTGGTCTCACTGAGATGGTGGGCGAGAATTATCCTCTGGCAGTTGCAAACGTTTTTCACAAGGCCTTTATTGAAGTAAATGAGGAAGGTGCAGAAGCTCCAGCTGCAAAAGCTTTTCACAAGGCCTTTATTGAAGTAAATGAGGAAGGTGCAGAAGCTCCAGCTGCAAAAGCTTTTCACAAGGCCTTTATCGAAGTAAATGAGGAGGCTCCAGTAGCTCCAGCTGTTACTGTTGCTACAATGATGTTCGGGTGCTCGATGATGAAGGTTGAAGAGGAGATAGACTTTGTTGCTGATCATCCCTTCATGTTCCTTGTGAAAGATGAGACTGCTGGTGTTGTTTTGTTCGTGGGCACTTTGTTGAATCCTCTTGCTGTTTCGCCTTCCTGA
- the LOC104107945 gene encoding serpin-ZX-like isoform X2, with translation MAEGIGIPYNWPDEPDEPQQHQIWLPWRVIDGVPPAIPISSLDELNDCIERLGNSFIVLIDSEFPPPVNVKLKLLIAARAHDLTVISELPPVESESSQESYSSSPENLHYAPSDDEDHSSPKNQTLSEMACNRLHTELGNWQVNPPSGFNLEPSDYLQRWLIEVNGAPGTLYANETYQLQADFPEHYPIKAPQVIFLPPAPLHPDIYRDGHICLDILYDSWSPTMTVSSICISILSMLSSSTVKFPSSEMMDVPLILSKHVFFSKFKADEDESNNANMVFSPVSIQIIFALIAAGSSGSTLDQLLAFLKFNSVEELNSVYSRVITDVLADGSPMGGPRLSVTIWAWVDQSLSFKHSFKQVMDNVYKAASASVDFRNKGDEVTGEVNKWAEEKTNGLIKQILPPGAVNSGTSLILANALYFKGAWTEKLNASDTKDHEFHLLNGGSVQAPLMTSKKRQYVKAFDGFQVLRLRYKQGEDKRFLNMYVYLPNARDGLPTLLEKISSEPGFLDRHVPYEKVKVHEFLIPKFKISLGIEALEVLKGLELTLPFKGGLTEMVGENYPLAVANVFHKAFIEVNEEGAEAPAAKAFHKAFIEVNEEAPVAPAVTVATMMFGCSMMKVEEEIDFVADHPFMFLVKDETAGVVLFVGTLLNPLAVSPS, from the exons atggCTGAAGGAATCGGTATACCCTATAATTGGCCAGATGAACCAGATGAACCACAACAACATCAAATCTGGTTACCCTGGCGAGTAATAGACGGTGTCCCTCCCGCTATTCCCATTTCCTCTTTAGACGAACTGAATGACTGCATAGAGAGATTGGGGAATTCTTTTATTGTTCTAATAGACTCTGAATTCCCTCCGCCCGTAAATGTAAAGTTGAAGCTGCTCATCGCCGCAAGAGCCCATGACCTCACCGTCATTTCGGAGTTGCCTCCAGTCG AATCTGAATCATCGCAAGAATCATATTCATCATCTCCAGAAAACCTACACTACGCTCCATCAGATGACGAAGATCACTCATCTCCCAAg AATCAGACACTAAGCGAGATGGCATGCAATCGACTCCATACAGAGCTAGGGAACTGGCAGGTCAATCCCCCGTCTGGCTTCAATCTTGAACCCTCCGATTATCTTCAAAG GTGGTTAATTGAAGTGAATGGTGCTCCTGGAACGCTGTATGCTAATGAAACTTATCAGCTTCAAGCCGATTTCCCTGAACATTATCCTATTAAAGCTCCCCAG GTGATATTTTTGCCTCCAGCTCCTTTGCACCCTGATATCTATAGGGACGGGCACATTTGTTTAG ATATTCTGTATGACTCGTGGTCGCCTACCATGACTGTTAGTTCTATATGCATCAGCATTCTCTCCATGCTGTCAAGTTCAACTGTGAAG TTTCCCTCATCAGAAATGATGGATGTTCCATTGATTCTTTCAAAGCATGTATTCTTCAGCAAGTTTAAAGCCGACGAGGACGAGTCCAACAACGCAAACATGGTGTTTTCCCCGGTCtccattcaaataatttttgctCTTATTGCAGCAGGCTCCAGTGGTTCCACATTGGATCAACTGTTGGCTTTTCTCAAATTCAACTCTGTTGAAGAACTTAACTCTGTTTATTCTCGGGTCATCACCGACGTCTTAGCCGATGGCAGCCCCATGGGAGGTCCTCGTTTGTCTGTCACTATTTGGGCTTGGGTTGACCAATCTTTGTCTTTTAAGCATTCTTTCAAACAGGTTATGGACAATGTTTATAAGGCTGCTTCGGCTTCTGTTGATTTTCGGAACAAG GGTGATGAGGTTACTGGTGAAGTCAATAAGTGGGCCGAAGAGAAAACGAATGGTCTTATCAAACAAATTCTTCCTCCTGGTGCAGTCAATAGCGGTACAAGTCTGATCTTAGCGAATGCACTATATTTCAAAGGAGCATGGACTGAAAAGTTGAATGCTTCAGATACAAAAGACCATGAGTTCCATCTCCTTAATGGAGGATCTGTTCAAGCACCCTTAATGACCAGCAAAAAAAGGCAATACGTGAAGGCCTTTGATGGTTTCCAAGTGTTAAGGCTTCGTTATAAACAGGGCGAGGACAAGCGATTTCTCAACATGTATGTGTATCTCCCAAATGCCCGTGATGGATTACCAACTTTACTGGAGAAAATTAGTTCGGAACCTGGATTTTTGGATCGCCATGTTCCATATGAAAAAGTTAAAGTGCACGAGTTTCTTATCCCTAAGTTCAAAATATCTTTGGGGATTGAAGCTTTAGAAGTTCTAAAAGGACTCGAGCTCACATTACCTTTTAAAGGTGGTCTCACTGAGATGGTGGGCGAGAATTATCCTCTGGCAGTTGCAAACGTTTTTCACAAGGCCTTTATTGAAGTAAATGAGGAAG GTGCAGAAGCTCCAGCTGCAAAAGCTTTTCACAAGGCCTTTATCGAAGTAAATGAGGAGGCTCCAGTAGCTCCAGCTGTTACTGTTGCTACAATGATGTTCGGGTGCTCGATGATGAAGGTTGAAGAGGAGATAGACTTTGTTGCTGATCATCCCTTCATGTTCCTTGTGAAAGATGAGACTGCTGGTGTTGTTTTGTTCGTGGGCACTTTGTTGAATCCTCTTGCTGTTTCGCCTTCCTGA